The following coding sequences lie in one Arachis hypogaea cultivar Tifrunner chromosome 9, arahy.Tifrunner.gnm2.J5K5, whole genome shotgun sequence genomic window:
- the LOC112711671 gene encoding homeobox-leucine zipper protein HDG1 isoform X3, producing the protein MGFEGSISTNSGNSNRAVLNDISQPIPSSLQNPSSFSFSARKMEGHGDMGLIGENFDTSLIGRLRDDEYESRSGSDNFEGASGDDQDAGDDQPRRKKRYHRHTPHQIQELETFFKECPHPDEKQRLDLSKRLGLENKQVKFWFQNRRTQMKTQLERHENIMLRQENEKLRAENSLMKEAMSNPVCNNCGGPAIPGQISFEEHQIRIENARLRDELNRICALANKFLGKPISSLTNPMALPTSNSGLELGIGRNGIGVSSPFGAPLQMGLDLGDGVLGTQPAISGMKSPLGLMGNDVQLERSMLVDVALAAMDELIKMAQADSPLWIKGFDGEREVLNHEEYARVFNPCIGPKPAGYVTEATRETGIVIINSLALVETLMDANRWLEMFPSMIARAVTLDVISSGMGGTRNGALQLMHSEIQLLSPLVPIRQVRFLRFCKQHAEGVWAVVDVSVEIGRDAANAQPFMSCRRLPSGCVVHDMPNGYSKVTWVEHWQYDDSVVHQLYRPLINSGFGFGAHRWIATLQRQCECLAILMSSSISSDDHTALSQAGRRSMLKLAQRMTSNFCSGVCASSARKWDSLHIGTLDDDMRVMTRKNVDDPGEPPGIVLSAATSVWVPVSRQRLFEFLRDERLRSEWDILSNGGPMQEMVHIAKGQGHGNCVSLLRANGVNANDSSMVILQETWTDASCSVVVYAPVDVPSLNVVMSGGDSAYVALLPSGFAILPDGHSSSGSNGNLAKGGSSSDEGGGSLLTVGFQILVNSLPTAKLTVESVDTVNNLISCTIHKIKAALTLS; encoded by the exons ATGGGGTTTGAGGGTTCGATTAGCACCAACAGTGGGAACAGTAACAGAGCTGTTTTGAATGATATTTCCCAACCTATTCCCAGTTCATTGCAAAATCcatcttccttctctttctcAGCT AGAAAAATGGAGGGTCATGGTGATATGGGTCTCATAGGGGAAAATTTTGACACCAGTTTGATTGGGAGGTTGAGAGATGATGAGTATGAGAGCAGGTCGGGAAGCGATAATTTTGAAGGCGCCTCCGGTGATGATCAGGATGCCGGTGATGACCAGCCACGGAGGAAGAAGAGATACCATAGACATACTCCTCACCAAATTCAAGAGCTTGAGAC TTTCTTCAAAGAGTGTCCTCATCCTGATGAGAAGCAAAGGTTGGATCTTAGTAAGAGGCTTGGCTTGGAGAATAAGCAAGTCAAGTTCTGGTTTCAGAATAGGAGAACCCAAATGAAG ACCCAATTGGAACGGCATGAGAACATAATGCTTAGACAGGAGAATGAGAAGCTCAGAGCTGAGAATAGTTTGATGAAGGAAGCCATGTCAAACCCAGTGTGTAACAACTGTGGTGGCCCAGCCATTCCTGGCCAAATTTCATTCGAGGAGCACCAGATTCGAATTGAAAATGCTCGACTGAGGGATGAATTGAACCGCATATGTGCCTTGGCAAACAAGTTCCTTGGCAAGCCAATCTCATCACTGACCAATCCCATGGCTCTCCCAACCTCAAATTCTGGTCTAGAACTCGGTATTGGAAGGAATGGTATTGGTGTTTCGAGCCCCTTTGGAGCTCCCTTGCAGATGGGACTTGATTTAGGAGATGGAGTATTAGGCACTCAACCAGCAATATCTGGAATGAAGTCACCATTGGGATTGATGGGAAATGATGTTCAGCTTGAGAGATCTATGCTTGTAGATGTTGCACTGGCTGCCATGGATGAATTGATTAAGATGGCTCAGGCAGATAGCCCTCTTTGGATTAAGGGCTTTGACGGTGAGAGGGAGGTACTGAATCATGAAGAGTATGCAAGGGTGTTCAATCCTTGTATTGGTCCCAAACCTGCTGGTTATGTAACTGAAGCTACAAGAGAAACTGGGATAGTAATCATCAACAGTTTGGCCCTTGTGGAAACTTTGATGGATGCG AACCGATGGTTAGAGATGTTTCCATCAATGATTGCTAGAGCTGTCACCCTTGATGTTATATCTAGTGGCATGGGTGGAACCAGAAATGGTGCTTTGCAACTG ATGCATTCGGAGATTCAATTACTTTCACCACTAGTCCCTATTCGTCAAGTGAGGTTCCTCCGGTTCTGTAAGCAGCATGCCGAAGGTGTATGGGCTGTAGTCGACGTTTCTGTTGAGATCGGTCGCGATGCTGCGAATGCACAGCCATTCATGAGCTGTCGGAGGCTTCCTTCTGGCTGCGTTGTGCACGATATGCCCAATGGTTACTCCAAG GTTACTTGGGTTGAACATTGGCAGTACGATGATAGTGTGGTGCACCAACTGTATCGGCCATTGATCAATTCTGGCTTTGGATTTGGTGCTCATAGATGGATAGCCACCCTCCAGAGGCAATGTGAATGCTTGGCAATCCTCATGTCCTCATCCATCTCAAGCGACGATCAcacag CATTAAGCCAGGCCGGCAGGAGAAGCATGTTGAAGCTGGCACAGCGCATGACCAGTAACTTCTGTTCGGGCGTTTGCGCCTCGTCGGCTCGCAAGTGGGACAGCCTTCACATTGGAACCTTGGATGATGACATGAGAGTAATGACGAGGAAGAATGTGGATGACCCTGGGGAGCCTCCAGGCATCGTCCTGAGTGCCGCCACATCTGTTTGGGTGCCGGTGTCACGGCAAAGGCTGTTCGAGTTTCTGCGCGACGAACGGCTTAGAAGCGAGTGGGACATTCTGTCGAACGGTGGACCTATGCAGGAGATGGTCCACATTGCCAAAGGCCAAGGACATGGAAATTGTGTTTCTCTCTTACGTGCTAAT GGTGTGAATGCGAATGATAGCAGCATGGTGATTCTGCAAGAGACATGGACAGATGCATCCTGCTCGGTGGTAGTATATGCACCGGTGGATGTGCCGTCGTTGAACGTGGTGATGAGCGGTGGTGATTCTGCATATGTTGCACTCTTGCCTTCGGGTTTTGCCATTCTCCCCGATGGTCATTCGTCGTCCGGCTCCAACGGGAACTTAGCCAAGGGCGGCAGCAGCAGCGACGAGGGAGGTGGAAGCTTGCTGACGGTTGGGTTCCAAATCTTGGTGAATAGCCTGCCAACAGCAAAGCTTACAGTGGAGTCGGTGGATACTGTGAATAACTTGATCTCATGCACCATTCACAAGATCAAAGCTGCACTCACACTTTCATAA